One Halobaculum marinum genomic window carries:
- a CDS encoding aminotransferase class V-fold PLP-dependent enzyme codes for MTPRELRADVPALQEGVYLNHGAHGPSPRYVVDAATAFLRDHEYDVPVHGDPYERAFAEFDRTRERVASFVGADPDEIALTESTTAGINAIAGSLDWGPGDVVVRTDLEHPAGVLPWERLEAEGVEVRVLGTENGRVDIDAYTDAVADADLVCFSAITWTHGTRLPVTELVDIAHEAGAFALVDAVQVPGQQPLDVTEWGADAVAAAGHKWLLGLWGGGFLYVNRDAAEALEPRTIGYRSVEKPTASPFTFAPGARRFEVGSANPAPHVALREAIDAVDEVGVGRIHDRIRDLARRLADGVPEERLHSPARPTTGLVTIGVDDPSATVARLAELGIVVRDLPHPEAIRASVHAVNTAQEVDRLLDALATEW; via the coding sequence ATGACGCCACGAGAACTGCGTGCGGACGTGCCCGCACTTCAGGAGGGAGTGTACCTGAACCACGGAGCGCACGGCCCGAGTCCGCGCTACGTCGTCGACGCCGCGACGGCGTTCCTCCGCGACCACGAGTACGACGTGCCGGTCCACGGCGACCCGTACGAACGGGCGTTCGCTGAGTTCGACCGGACGCGCGAGCGCGTGGCCTCGTTCGTCGGTGCCGACCCCGACGAGATCGCACTCACCGAGAGCACCACCGCGGGGATCAACGCCATCGCCGGGAGTCTCGACTGGGGGCCCGGCGACGTGGTGGTCCGGACGGACCTCGAACACCCAGCGGGCGTCCTCCCGTGGGAGCGACTGGAGGCGGAGGGCGTCGAGGTGCGCGTCCTCGGCACCGAGAACGGGCGCGTCGATATCGACGCGTACACCGACGCGGTCGCGGACGCTGATCTGGTCTGTTTCAGCGCGATCACGTGGACGCACGGCACGCGCCTCCCCGTCACCGAGTTGGTCGACATCGCCCACGAGGCGGGCGCGTTCGCCCTCGTCGATGCGGTGCAGGTGCCGGGTCAGCAACCGTTAGACGTGACCGAGTGGGGCGCCGACGCGGTCGCGGCGGCGGGCCACAAGTGGCTGCTTGGCCTGTGGGGCGGGGGGTTCCTGTACGTCAACCGAGACGCCGCCGAGGCGCTCGAACCGCGGACCATCGGCTATCGAAGCGTCGAGAAACCCACGGCCTCGCCGTTCACGTTCGCGCCTGGCGCCCGCCGGTTCGAGGTCGGGTCGGCGAACCCGGCGCCGCACGTCGCCTTGCGCGAGGCGATCGACGCGGTCGACGAGGTGGGCGTCGGGCGGATCCACGACCGGATCCGCGACCTCGCACGCCGACTCGCCGACGGGGTCCCGGAGGAGCGGTTGCACAGCCCCGCGCGACCGACAACGGGGCTCGTCACGATCGGCGTCGACGACCCGTCGGCGACCGTCGCGCGACTGGCGGAATTGGGGATCGTCGTCCGCGACCTCCCTCACCCAGAGGCGATCCGTGCCTCGGTCCACGCGGTCAACACTGCCCAGGAGGTCGATCGACTGCTCGATGCGCTCGCGACGGAGTGGTGA
- a CDS encoding nitrous oxide reductase accessory protein NosL — protein sequence MVAAVGMTGVTGLAGCLGGESGASAPAAVTLPDDATCDVCGMVIANHPGPSSEVFYADEQPNGHDNPARFDSTWEAFQYDFEHDDWDREAFYVTDYSTVDYEIHTDGGQQLISRHTGEETFVDAETVTFVADSEVAGTMGADLLGFSERADAEAFRDDHGGELVAFEQVTETLISQLGR from the coding sequence ATGGTCGCTGCAGTAGGAATGACGGGCGTCACCGGCCTCGCGGGCTGTCTGGGGGGTGAGTCCGGTGCATCGGCGCCGGCAGCGGTCACGCTCCCGGACGACGCGACGTGTGACGTCTGTGGGATGGTCATCGCGAACCACCCGGGGCCGTCCAGTGAGGTGTTCTACGCCGACGAGCAGCCGAACGGCCACGACAACCCCGCCCGCTTCGACAGCACGTGGGAGGCGTTCCAATACGACTTCGAACACGACGACTGGGACCGGGAGGCGTTCTACGTCACGGACTACTCGACGGTCGACTACGAGATACACACCGACGGTGGACAGCAACTCATCTCTCGCCACACCGGCGAGGAGACGTTCGTCGACGCGGAGACGGTCACGTTCGTCGCCGACTCCGAGGTGGCCGGGACGATGGGTGCGGACCTCCTCGGCTTCTCCGAGCGCGCCGACGCCGAGGCGTTCCGCGACGACCACGGCGGCGAACTCGTCGCGTTCGAACAGGTCACCGAGACGTTGATCAGCCAACTCGGTCGGTGA
- a CDS encoding ATP-binding protein — MTFYDRAEELNALNTAFESPGHDFYVVYGRRRVGKTELLKEFCADRPHIYFLAAQEAEDRQREKFVEKVADHFDDRVPRIDGWDQALDYLGEKLATERVVVAVDEFPYLVEENGSLPSYLQSFVDEQLQETESMLVLCGSSVSTMESEVLGHESPLHGRRTGQIDVQPFSFRQSRAVIDYDLANTIRSFAVTGGTPMYLTLFDYDHPLAKNIRAQILSPTAVLYNEPEFLLRTELRNPARYMSILEAVATGHTTPNEISGVTGIDSGPLSKYLQTLRRLRLIDREVPVTASAKQSKRSRYHVADEFLRFWFRFVEPNRSSIQEAPEVVYDGTIEPNLPDYVATTFEDVCREAVWEAIRRGHLESYSEVGRWWYGEDEIDIVGLAPDTDRILFAECKWTSEPVGPGLVSQLREKAERVRWGPDTREEEFALFSKRGFVDGVADDVDENWSLYGLSELSGLL; from the coding sequence ATGACCTTCTACGATCGGGCCGAAGAACTCAACGCCCTCAACACGGCGTTCGAATCTCCGGGCCACGATTTCTACGTGGTCTATGGTCGGCGTCGCGTCGGGAAAACTGAACTCCTCAAAGAGTTCTGTGCTGATCGACCACACATCTACTTCCTGGCTGCCCAAGAAGCCGAAGACCGGCAGCGCGAGAAGTTCGTCGAGAAAGTCGCTGACCACTTCGACGACCGCGTTCCCCGTATCGACGGCTGGGACCAGGCCCTCGACTACCTCGGCGAGAAACTTGCGACCGAACGGGTCGTCGTTGCCGTCGACGAGTTCCCCTACCTCGTGGAAGAAAACGGCTCCCTCCCGTCGTATCTCCAGTCGTTCGTCGATGAGCAGCTCCAGGAGACCGAGTCAATGCTCGTGCTGTGTGGTTCGAGCGTGAGCACGATGGAGTCGGAGGTGCTCGGTCACGAGAGCCCGCTGCACGGTCGTCGCACGGGCCAGATCGACGTGCAGCCGTTTTCCTTCCGCCAGTCCCGGGCTGTCATCGACTACGATCTTGCGAACACGATCCGGTCGTTCGCGGTCACGGGCGGCACCCCGATGTATCTCACCCTCTTCGACTACGATCACCCTCTCGCGAAGAACATTCGAGCGCAGATTCTCTCTCCGACGGCAGTCCTCTACAACGAACCCGAATTCCTCCTCCGCACCGAGTTACGGAACCCCGCGAGATACATGAGTATTCTCGAGGCGGTCGCAACCGGACACACGACGCCCAACGAGATCTCGGGGGTGACCGGTATCGATTCGGGGCCGCTGTCGAAGTACCTCCAGACCCTCCGCCGACTGCGGTTGATCGACCGGGAGGTGCCCGTGACGGCGTCTGCAAAACAGTCCAAGCGATCGCGATACCACGTGGCCGACGAGTTCCTCCGGTTCTGGTTCCGGTTCGTCGAACCGAATCGCTCCAGCATCCAAGAAGCCCCGGAGGTCGTCTACGACGGAACGATCGAGCCGAATCTCCCCGACTACGTCGCAACGACGTTCGAGGACGTCTGTCGAGAGGCCGTCTGGGAAGCGATCCGTCGCGGCCACCTCGAGTCGTACTCCGAGGTCGGACGGTGGTGGTACGGGGAAGACGAGATCGACATCGTTGGGCTCGCCCCGGACACCGACCGGATTCTGTTCGCGGAATGTAAATGGACGAGCGAGCCGGTTGGCCCGGGCCTCGTTTCGCAGCTCCGCGAGAAAGCCGAGCGTGTTCGATGGGGACCAGACACGCGCGAGGAGGAATTCGCGTTGTTCTCGAAACGCGGGTTCGTCGATGGAGTCGCTGACGACGTAGATGAGAACTGGTCGCTGTACGGACTGAGCGAACTGAGCGGTCTTCTGTAG
- a CDS encoding ABC transporter permease subunit, with amino-acid sequence MSRVERTTAVIDRELRTLARTRSLLGVAVAFVFIVVAIAGGAVGAPGGYVSLTLDLLTVVELLVPTLAFALTYRSIRGDADRSELDVIRTYPITRAEYVGGVFLGRLTGVIAVVGVGLGLAGVFVAFDSPDAASFLATHQAGDSPVVYVRFVALTMAYAATTVAMITAASAAARSSRESLAVGVGVVLSVAVGLDLALVGLLSGGVVTNVGALLGVSPASAFRGLVIETAVAPALAASTPVPAASPAVSLLGLGGWLVLSLLVATVVVWR; translated from the coding sequence ATGAGCCGCGTGGAGCGAACGACCGCGGTCATCGACCGGGAACTCCGGACGCTCGCGCGGACGCGCTCGCTCTTGGGCGTCGCGGTCGCGTTCGTGTTCATCGTCGTGGCGATCGCAGGGGGCGCAGTCGGTGCGCCCGGGGGGTACGTCTCGCTCACCCTCGACCTGTTGACGGTCGTCGAACTGCTGGTGCCCACCCTCGCGTTCGCGCTCACCTACCGGTCGATCCGAGGTGACGCAGACCGATCCGAACTCGACGTGATCCGGACGTACCCGATCACGCGAGCCGAGTACGTGGGCGGCGTGTTCCTCGGTCGACTCACGGGTGTCATCGCCGTCGTGGGCGTCGGTCTCGGACTGGCAGGCGTGTTCGTCGCCTTCGACAGCCCGGACGCGGCGTCGTTCCTCGCGACCCACCAAGCCGGCGACTCTCCGGTGGTGTACGTCCGGTTCGTCGCACTCACGATGGCGTACGCCGCGACGACGGTGGCGATGATCACCGCGGCGTCGGCAGCCGCGCGGTCGTCGCGAGAATCGCTCGCGGTCGGCGTCGGCGTCGTCTTGTCCGTCGCCGTCGGCCTGGACCTCGCGCTCGTAGGGCTCCTGTCTGGCGGTGTCGTCACGAACGTCGGCGCCCTGCTCGGAGTGAGCCCCGCCAGCGCCTTTCGGGGCCTCGTTATCGAGACGGCAGTCGCCCCCGCGTTGGCGGCCAGTACGCCCGTCCCTGCGGCCTCGCCCGCAGTGAGCCTCCTCGGGTTGGGTGGCTGGTTGGTGCTGTCCCTCCTCGTCGCGACGGTCGTCGTGTGGCGCTGA
- a CDS encoding universal stress protein, translated as MRIVFATDLSDAADAAIESRTCLECLANVGVTEVHLITVVPDNVSSGLPGMDVASNAREALKSQRRVFEEAGFEVEAHVARGTPHRRINGLAERLDADMIVVGSRGESPLRNRLIGGTVRNVARTAVRPLLVERIESTDTGYEVEKEELFNTTLYATDFSQNAQRAYEFLPQLTGAPERVHLLHVRGREQMESDLTEGDARARLEEMAADLEDKMGIEVETNVRSGGVVDEILAEEERVGATTTLLGARGTSRLRRLLIGDTAESIVAQSHNNVLVVPPESATPR; from the coding sequence ATGCGCATCGTATTCGCAACGGACCTGTCGGACGCGGCGGACGCAGCGATCGAGTCGCGAACCTGCCTCGAGTGCCTCGCGAACGTCGGCGTGACGGAGGTCCACCTGATCACCGTCGTCCCAGACAACGTCTCCAGCGGGCTCCCGGGGATGGATGTGGCGTCGAACGCGCGGGAGGCGCTCAAGTCACAGCGGCGCGTGTTCGAGGAGGCGGGGTTCGAGGTGGAGGCGCACGTCGCCCGCGGGACGCCCCACCGGCGCATCAACGGCCTCGCGGAGCGACTCGACGCCGACATGATCGTCGTCGGCTCGCGCGGGGAGTCGCCGCTGCGCAACCGCCTCATCGGCGGGACGGTCCGCAACGTCGCGCGGACCGCGGTCAGGCCGCTGCTCGTCGAGCGCATCGAGTCGACCGACACCGGCTACGAAGTCGAGAAGGAGGAGCTGTTCAACACCACGCTGTACGCGACCGACTTCTCGCAGAACGCACAGCGGGCCTACGAGTTCCTCCCACAGCTAACGGGGGCCCCGGAGCGGGTGCACCTCCTGCACGTGCGCGGGCGCGAGCAGATGGAGAGTGACCTGACGGAGGGAGACGCCCGCGCGCGTCTCGAGGAGATGGCGGCCGACCTCGAGGACAAGATGGGCATCGAGGTGGAGACGAACGTCCGCTCCGGCGGCGTCGTCGACGAGATTCTCGCCGAGGAGGAGCGCGTCGGCGCGACGACGACCCTGCTCGGCGCGCGTGGGACCAGCCGACTGCGCCGCCTGCTGATCGGCGACACCGCCGAGTCGATCGTCGCACAGAGCCACAACAACGTGCTGGTCGTCCCCCCGGAGTCGGCCACGCCGCGCTAG
- a CDS encoding YeeE/YedE family protein — MVDPLPIQLLAEYFPNGISRYAIGGLFVGLGASIIYLGTGISAGASTFLESTLSYVSGLSRFQQYVSSRDWRWVFTIGIIAGAAIYSLTLGDALQYTTQVQPWRLFVGGVLVGVGTRVGKGCTSGHGICGMGSASRTSIVGVATFLLVAIGVAQVVAALGVSP; from the coding sequence ATGGTCGATCCACTCCCCATCCAACTGCTCGCCGAGTACTTCCCGAACGGGATCAGCCGATACGCTATCGGCGGCCTGTTCGTCGGCCTCGGAGCGAGCATCATCTACCTCGGCACCGGCATCAGCGCCGGCGCGAGTACGTTCCTCGAGTCGACGCTGTCGTACGTCTCGGGCCTCTCGCGGTTCCAACAGTACGTCTCCTCGCGCGACTGGCGCTGGGTGTTCACGATCGGAATCATCGCCGGTGCGGCGATCTACTCGCTCACGCTCGGTGACGCGTTGCAGTACACGACGCAGGTGCAGCCGTGGCGGCTGTTCGTCGGCGGCGTCCTCGTCGGCGTCGGCACGCGCGTCGGGAAGGGCTGTACGTCCGGCCACGGGATCTGTGGCATGGGCTCGGCGTCGCGGACCTCGATCGTCGGCGTCGCCACCTTCCTGCTCGTCGCGATCGGCGTCGCACAGGTCGTCGCTGCACTGGGGGTGAGCCCGTAA
- a CDS encoding MBL fold metallo-hydrolase, whose protein sequence is MNPDDFPTPDAEVESIVPEDLKARIDAGESITLLDARMASDYEEWRIDGENVESINVPYFEFLEEEIADDVLEQIPDDREVTVLCAKGGASEYVAGTLAERDYDVNHLEEGMNGWARIYERVEVSEYDGPGTLYQYQRPSSGCLGYLLVDGDEAAVVDPLRAFTDRYLDDADELGVDLVYALDTHIHADHISGVRELDAEGVEGVIPEAAVDRGVTYADELTLADDGDEFAVGDTTVEAVYTPGHTTGMTSYLLGGSLLATGDGLFIESVARPDLEEGDDGAPEAARMLYESLQERVLTLPDDTLIGGAHFSDAAVPADDGTYVAPVGDLKQRMAALSMDEDEFVETVLADMPPRPANYVDIIATNLGQQTADDDEAFTLELGPNNCAASQESLADD, encoded by the coding sequence ATGAATCCAGACGACTTCCCGACCCCCGACGCTGAGGTTGAGAGTATCGTTCCCGAGGATCTGAAGGCACGCATCGACGCCGGCGAGTCCATCACGCTGCTGGACGCACGGATGGCCTCCGACTACGAGGAGTGGCGGATCGACGGAGAGAACGTGGAGTCGATCAACGTCCCGTACTTCGAGTTCCTCGAGGAGGAGATCGCCGACGACGTGCTCGAGCAGATCCCCGACGACCGCGAAGTCACGGTGCTGTGCGCGAAGGGCGGCGCCAGCGAGTACGTCGCCGGCACGCTCGCCGAGCGCGACTACGATGTGAACCACCTCGAAGAGGGCATGAACGGCTGGGCGCGCATCTACGAGCGCGTCGAGGTGTCCGAGTACGACGGCCCCGGGACGCTGTACCAGTACCAGCGCCCCTCCTCGGGCTGTCTCGGCTACCTGCTCGTCGACGGCGACGAGGCCGCCGTGGTCGACCCGCTCCGTGCGTTCACCGACCGCTACCTCGACGACGCCGACGAGTTGGGCGTCGACCTCGTGTACGCGCTCGACACGCACATCCACGCCGACCACATCTCCGGCGTTCGCGAACTCGACGCCGAGGGCGTCGAGGGCGTGATTCCCGAGGCCGCCGTCGACCGCGGGGTCACCTACGCGGACGAGTTGACGCTCGCCGACGACGGTGACGAGTTCGCCGTCGGCGACACCACCGTCGAGGCAGTGTACACGCCCGGCCACACGACGGGCATGACCTCGTACCTGCTCGGTGGGAGCCTGCTCGCGACCGGCGACGGCCTGTTCATCGAGAGCGTCGCTCGCCCCGACCTCGAAGAGGGTGACGACGGCGCGCCCGAGGCCGCCCGGATGCTGTACGAGTCGCTCCAGGAGCGCGTGCTCACGCTGCCCGACGACACGCTCATCGGCGGCGCCCACTTCAGCGACGCCGCGGTCCCGGCCGACGACGGCACGTACGTCGCCCCTGTCGGCGACCTGAAGCAGCGCATGGCCGCGCTCTCGATGGACGAAGACGAGTTCGTCGAGACGGTGCTGGCGGACATGCCGCCGCGCCCCGCTAACTACGTGGACATCATCGCGACGAACCTCGGGCAGCAGACTGCCGACGACGACGAGGCTTTCACACTCGAACTCGGTCCCAACAACTGTGCGGCGAGTCAGGAGTCGCTCGCCGACGACTAA
- a CDS encoding YeeE/YedE family protein: MSDTERHPLFMPLILVGGLIFGFGLGFSHMARPEVVLDFLQFEDFGLVFVMFGGAIVTGIVYFLAPRLLGEPLLTKRRFERRLKPFDKNVIIGGSIFGVGWGLSGICPGAAYASLGVGNVTILWALAGMFVGAYAQGLVRSRIDAGDAATTSAD; this comes from the coding sequence ATGTCCGACACCGAACGACACCCGCTGTTCATGCCGCTGATCCTCGTCGGCGGCCTGATCTTCGGGTTCGGCCTCGGCTTCAGCCACATGGCGCGACCCGAAGTCGTGCTGGACTTCCTCCAGTTCGAGGACTTCGGCCTCGTGTTCGTCATGTTCGGCGGCGCGATCGTGACGGGGATCGTGTACTTCCTCGCACCACGCCTGCTCGGCGAACCGCTGCTGACGAAGCGTCGGTTCGAGCGCCGACTGAAGCCGTTCGACAAGAACGTCATCATCGGCGGCAGCATCTTCGGCGTCGGCTGGGGGCTGTCGGGGATCTGCCCCGGCGCCGCGTACGCCAGTCTCGGCGTCGGCAACGTCACGATCCTGTGGGCGCTCGCCGGGATGTTCGTCGGCGCGTACGCACAGGGGCTGGTCCGCAGTCGCATCGACGCTGGCGACGCGGCGACCACCAGCGCCGACTGA
- a CDS encoding ABC transporter ATP-binding protein has translation MSDSVVSLSDVSIAFGDVTIVKELTLSIDAGEFVALVGPNGSGKTTLLELLAGLRTPDEGSVSRPDVDRDAAYLPQTPAFRHGFTAAETLAFYARLADAADEPQTYLDRVGLTAAGDRPVEALSGGMTRLLGLAQALVGDPPLVVLDEPTSGLDPEMADHVFAAMADIVAGDRALVVASHDLVAVERVADRVIVLGGGAVRLDGPPDALVAQSEAASLREVLSTVVAETEPQRLAVADGEGGR, from the coding sequence GTGAGCGACTCGGTGGTCTCGCTGTCGGACGTGTCGATCGCGTTCGGCGACGTCACGATCGTCAAGGAACTCACGCTGTCGATCGACGCCGGCGAGTTCGTGGCGCTCGTCGGGCCGAACGGCTCGGGGAAGACCACCCTCTTGGAACTGCTCGCCGGGCTCCGCACTCCAGACGAGGGGTCGGTGTCGCGACCCGACGTGGACCGCGACGCCGCGTACCTGCCACAGACGCCGGCGTTTCGACACGGGTTCACCGCCGCCGAGACGCTCGCGTTCTACGCCCGACTCGCGGACGCAGCCGACGAGCCGCAGACCTACCTCGACCGGGTCGGCCTCACAGCAGCGGGCGACAGACCCGTGGAGGCGCTCTCGGGCGGCATGACCCGACTGCTCGGGTTGGCGCAGGCGCTCGTCGGCGACCCGCCGCTGGTCGTCCTCGACGAGCCGACGAGTGGGCTCGACCCGGAGATGGCAGACCACGTGTTCGCCGCCATGGCCGACATCGTCGCTGGTGACCGCGCGCTCGTCGTCGCCAGTCACGACCTCGTCGCCGTCGAACGCGTCGCCGACCGAGTGATCGTACTCGGCGGCGGCGCGGTTCGGCTGGACGGACCTCCAGATGCGCTCGTGGCACAGTCAGAGGCCGCCTCGCTGCGCGAGGTCCTCTCGACCGTCGTCGCGGAGACCGAGCCACAGCGACTCGCCGTGGCCGACGGGGAGGGCGGCCGATGA
- a CDS encoding NosD domain-containing protein has translation MVGRVAVLAVAFVGLLVGSSFAVPVGGGADARPVPYEDTVSLGLTSTALRQADSPGVVLPKVEAFYSEYEFVIGYYGIESYVSEHARTGHDRQFGQPVAVFVTDYAGGDVSLDADGYPVSANGTALPFVRASETYVVVGSRARTADGPLAIPFSEREAARAFAAEYGGEVVPWERVHDAVDSTGTLSRDRFESAVAERSAWADRAVESTRGFRDRPVSVTVGEDAPTLAAAVEAAPPNTTILLPAGVYHVDGLTVDSAVTIAGVGPETRLRGDGNGTVVRVTAARAALVDLSIDGVGAVGSPERPANGSAGWSESVELAYGRGDAAIRLDGADGALVEDVRIDTPASGVVTREAHGAVVRNLTLRGAATPEDGFMGVVAMYAPVVVEDSRFTGGRDGVYTHRAHGSVIRDNEFRDARFGVHLMYTSRTLVADNEIHDQTIGVVIMTRPTGNLIVGNTVTGARTGIATVGSDSYYAENILVDNKWGMTVSGTGSLYTRNTVVGNTYGLRGSSLLPTNHVTHNDVVDNARPADSSLGTLRVWTTDGQGNYWGTVPGVDRDGDGYGERAFRPTGPIDSQVQTTTGAWTLAHSPAVALTRGLGGAVPGLRATGVVDTAPRLTPVRPAVLAAARANDTATEPEVES, from the coding sequence GTGGTCGGACGCGTCGCCGTCCTCGCCGTGGCGTTCGTGGGCCTGCTCGTGGGGAGTTCGTTCGCCGTCCCGGTGGGCGGGGGCGCCGACGCGAGGCCCGTCCCGTACGAGGACACCGTCTCCCTCGGCTTGACGAGCACGGCGCTCAGGCAGGCCGACTCCCCGGGGGTCGTCTTACCCAAGGTGGAGGCGTTCTACTCGGAGTACGAGTTCGTCATCGGCTACTACGGTATCGAGTCGTACGTCAGCGAACACGCACGGACGGGACACGACCGGCAGTTCGGCCAGCCAGTCGCCGTGTTCGTGACCGACTACGCCGGGGGCGACGTGTCGCTCGACGCCGACGGCTACCCCGTGTCGGCCAACGGGACGGCGCTCCCGTTCGTCCGCGCCAGCGAGACGTACGTCGTGGTCGGGAGCCGAGCGCGGACCGCCGACGGTCCGCTCGCAATTCCCTTCTCCGAGCGCGAGGCCGCCCGCGCGTTCGCCGCCGAGTACGGTGGCGAGGTCGTCCCGTGGGAGCGGGTCCACGATGCAGTAGACTCGACGGGCACGCTCTCGCGCGACCGGTTCGAGTCGGCTGTCGCCGAGCGGTCGGCGTGGGCCGACCGGGCCGTCGAATCGACCCGCGGGTTCCGCGACCGACCCGTATCAGTGACCGTCGGCGAGGACGCACCGACGCTGGCGGCCGCCGTCGAGGCGGCGCCGCCGAACACGACGATCCTCCTTCCCGCCGGCGTGTACCACGTCGACGGCCTCACTGTCGACTCCGCCGTGACCATCGCTGGAGTCGGTCCCGAGACGCGACTCCGTGGGGACGGAAACGGCACCGTCGTCAGGGTCACCGCCGCGCGTGCCGCGCTGGTCGACCTCTCCATCGACGGCGTCGGCGCCGTCGGCAGTCCCGAACGGCCCGCGAACGGCAGTGCCGGCTGGTCGGAGTCGGTCGAACTCGCGTACGGTCGCGGCGACGCGGCGATCCGGCTCGACGGCGCCGACGGTGCGCTCGTCGAGGACGTTCGGATCGACACGCCCGCGAGCGGGGTCGTGACGCGCGAGGCACACGGTGCCGTCGTCCGAAACCTCACCCTTCGTGGGGCAGCGACGCCCGAGGACGGCTTCATGGGTGTCGTCGCGATGTACGCGCCCGTCGTCGTCGAGGACAGTCGGTTCACCGGCGGTCGAGACGGGGTGTACACCCACCGCGCACACGGGAGCGTGATTCGAGACAACGAGTTCCGCGACGCACGCTTCGGCGTCCACCTCATGTACACGTCGCGGACGCTCGTGGCCGACAACGAGATCCACGACCAGACGATCGGTGTCGTGATCATGACCCGACCTACGGGGAACCTGATCGTCGGGAACACGGTGACTGGCGCACGCACAGGGATCGCGACGGTCGGGTCGGACTCCTACTACGCCGAGAACATCCTCGTCGACAACAAGTGGGGGATGACGGTCAGCGGCACCGGGTCGTTGTACACCCGGAACACGGTCGTGGGGAACACCTACGGGCTCCGGGGGTCGTCGCTGCTCCCGACGAACCACGTCACGCACAACGACGTCGTCGACAACGCGCGCCCCGCCGACTCGTCGCTCGGGACGCTCAGGGTGTGGACGACCGATGGCCAGGGGAACTACTGGGGGACTGTCCCGGGTGTCGACCGCGACGGCGACGGCTACGGCGAGCGGGCGTTCCGCCCGACCGGTCCGATCGACTCGCAGGTCCAGACGACGACGGGTGCGTGGACGCTGGCACACTCGCCCGCGGTGGCACTCACTCGTGGACTCGGTGGCGCTGTCCCGGGGCTCCGTGCGACTGGCGTCGTCGACACGGCCCCGCGGCTGACACCAGTTCGACCCGCCGTCCTCGCTGCCGCGCGGGCGAACGACACGGCTACCGAACCGGAGGTGGAGTCGTGA
- a CDS encoding aspartate/glutamate racemase family protein, giving the protein MTEQPLTVGVLGGMSSESTREYYRLLDERINDVRGGHHAADLVIRSVDFGEVERFIREDRWEAAADFLAAAAADLEAAGADLAIMATNTMHRVAADIDAALSIPFVHIVDPTAEAVAAADIDTVGVLGTAAVMEGEFYADRFADHGIEVVVPDAEDRCLVDDVIFEELTSGVIREESRAAYLRVIDDLVADGAEGVVLGCTEIDLLVDQADRPSVPMFDTTALHVERAVEMSLRGASSE; this is encoded by the coding sequence ATGACCGAGCAACCGCTGACCGTCGGTGTCCTCGGCGGGATGAGCAGCGAGTCGACACGCGAGTACTATCGCCTGCTCGACGAGAGAATTAACGACGTGCGCGGCGGCCACCACGCCGCCGACCTCGTGATCCGCAGTGTCGACTTCGGCGAGGTGGAGCGGTTCATCCGGGAGGACCGCTGGGAGGCCGCAGCCGACTTTCTCGCCGCCGCGGCCGCGGATCTGGAGGCAGCGGGGGCGGACCTGGCGATCATGGCGACGAACACAATGCACCGCGTCGCCGCCGACATCGACGCCGCGCTGTCGATCCCATTCGTCCACATCGTCGACCCCACCGCCGAAGCCGTCGCCGCGGCCGACATCGACACCGTCGGCGTGCTCGGAACGGCTGCGGTGATGGAGGGGGAATTCTACGCCGACCGGTTCGCCGACCACGGTATCGAGGTCGTCGTCCCCGACGCAGAGGACCGCTGCCTCGTCGACGACGTGATCTTCGAGGAGTTGACCAGCGGCGTGATCCGCGAAGAGTCGCGAGCGGCGTATCTGCGAGTGATCGACGACCTGGTGGCCGACGGCGCGGAGGGCGTCGTCCTCGGGTGCACGGAGATCGATCTGCTCGTCGACCAGGCGGATCGCCCGTCGGTCCCCATGTTCGACACGACCGCCCTGCACGTCGAGCGCGCGGTGGAGATGAGTCTGCGCGGCGCCAGCAGTGAATAA